The following are encoded in a window of Solidesulfovibrio magneticus RS-1 genomic DNA:
- a CDS encoding chemotaxis protein CheX — protein MKPTDAEVAKPFVDATKHVLTMMAQLDPKPGKPYVKKVSAAAGDVSAVVGLTGDRNGSISISFSKKCAVAVVKNMLGDDISDIIQDAKDAVGEITNMISGQARAGLSQLGLNLSSSTPTVIFGDNHTVSHITSGPVVAIPFSTEHGDFTLEFCFE, from the coding sequence ATGAAACCGACCGACGCCGAAGTAGCCAAGCCTTTTGTCGACGCCACCAAGCACGTGCTGACCATGATGGCGCAGCTTGATCCCAAGCCTGGCAAGCCCTATGTCAAAAAAGTGTCGGCTGCTGCCGGCGATGTTTCCGCCGTGGTGGGCCTCACCGGCGACCGCAACGGCAGCATCTCCATCAGCTTCTCCAAGAAGTGTGCCGTTGCCGTGGTGAAAAACATGCTTGGCGACGACATTTCCGACATCATTCAAGACGCCAAGGACGCCGTGGGCGAGATCACCAACATGATTTCCGGCCAGGCCCGGGCGGGTCTGAGCCAGCTTGGCCTCAACCTGTCCTCGTCCACGCCGACGGTCATCTTCGGCGATAACCACACCGTCAGCCACATTACCTCCGGGCCGGTGGTGGCCATTCCCTTTTCCACCGAACATGGGGACTTCACTTTGGAGTTCTGCTTCGAGTGA
- a CDS encoding DnaJ domain-containing protein has product MPRHAQGYGASGARAAGGVTDWQALELQLSRTRVLLQEILVHLQEVLKSLRTTRPGATGFSGRTDSAGSRPGNAAGHARFRAQTAQAAGASDRFSASRTQSAAGASAAGTSERFRHKTRPHHETTSQAAGPSASHNAGQGGFGARATSTAGAGSREQTAGPGAAFTGNAAGRAGAASAGSDRTGQNTFRAQAGAHRERPRPEGTFRTQAAGPQAEARTESRTHFRQQPGFAGTTTGSAGRDTAREASAGQGTAGASSQQRTAGTSGQHRTAGNASQNRTAGASSQNRATGASGQSRTAGPSRPHARPRPERTAQGFRPDDDRQHRAREIARRSGMNLKCAYEILCLDYPCSVDEIKNAYRHMARLHHPDLGGDEEAMKDVNVAYEMAMRFSAGRRTATAWAV; this is encoded by the coding sequence ATGCCTAGGCACGCCCAGGGATATGGCGCGTCCGGGGCCAGGGCTGCCGGTGGCGTTACCGACTGGCAGGCCTTGGAACTGCAGCTGAGTCGCACCCGCGTGCTGCTCCAGGAAATCCTGGTCCATCTCCAGGAAGTGCTCAAAAGCCTGCGCACGACCCGGCCCGGGGCGACCGGGTTCTCCGGCCGGACGGATTCGGCCGGCTCGCGCCCGGGAAACGCCGCAGGCCATGCCCGTTTTCGCGCCCAGACGGCCCAGGCCGCCGGGGCGTCCGACCGTTTTTCCGCCAGTCGCACCCAGTCCGCCGCCGGAGCCTCGGCGGCCGGTACCTCGGAGCGTTTCCGGCATAAGACCCGACCCCATCACGAGACCACGTCCCAGGCCGCCGGCCCGTCCGCGTCCCACAACGCCGGCCAGGGCGGTTTCGGGGCACGCGCCACTTCGACTGCCGGAGCCGGTTCGCGGGAACAGACGGCTGGCCCGGGAGCCGCTTTCACCGGCAACGCGGCGGGACGTGCTGGGGCCGCAAGCGCCGGTTCGGACCGGACCGGCCAAAACACGTTTCGCGCCCAGGCCGGAGCCCACCGCGAACGCCCCCGCCCCGAGGGGACCTTCCGAACCCAGGCCGCCGGCCCCCAAGCCGAGGCCCGCACGGAATCCCGAACCCATTTCCGCCAGCAGCCAGGCTTTGCCGGAACCACCACCGGCAGCGCCGGCCGAGACACGGCCCGGGAAGCCTCGGCCGGACAAGGCACGGCCGGAGCCTCCTCGCAACAGCGCACGGCCGGCACGTCGGGCCAGCATCGCACGGCCGGCAACGCCTCGCAGAACCGCACCGCAGGCGCGTCCTCACAGAACCGCGCCACGGGCGCGTCGGGCCAAAGCCGCACGGCCGGCCCTTCCCGGCCCCATGCCCGGCCGCGCCCTGAACGGACCGCCCAGGGATTTCGACCCGACGACGACCGCCAACACCGCGCCCGGGAGATCGCCCGCCGCAGCGGCATGAACCTCAAATGCGCCTACGAGATCCTCTGCCTGGACTATCCCTGTTCGGTGGACGAGATCAAAAACGCCTACCGCCACATGGCCCGCCTGCACCACCCCGACCTCGGCGGTGACGAGGAAGCCATGAAGGACGTCAACGTGGCCTACGAAATGGCCATGCGCTTCTCAGCCGGCCGCCGCACGGCCACGGCCTGGGCCGTCTAG
- a CDS encoding transposase yields the protein MGLGRQGDQQGTMYLAWDEIPRSRGHAFYDRLQQTLRKAAFDGFAEKLCKPFYSDKGRPSIPPGRYFRMHLVGYFEGIDSERGIEWRCADSLSLRDFLQLSPKESVPDHSSLSRTRSRLPLATHQEVFTWVLKLLSKDALVLGGRIGVDASTMEANAALKTIVRRDTGESYRKMLLRMAKESGIDSPTDEDLARMDRKRVGKTLSNKDWQSQVDPEAKIAKMKDGRTHLAYKPEHAVDLDTGAVVAVEVHEADKGDTSTLQKTLKAAQESLRRVTSTPPCPDDPAELVADKGYFSRDVLKDLDGGPWRTRIAEPKRNGLNSWRGDHEARRAVYNNRIRISSMVGKAMGKQRTELVERSFEHTLDRSGGMRRVWLRGRENIQKRYLLHVAGFNLGLLMRVKTGHGTPRGWASAWLALIWPNQHPSMAYLAIVMVVEGRCCGIMPIAVICGGE from the coding sequence ATGGGGCTTGGCCGTCAGGGTGATCAGCAGGGGACGATGTATCTGGCCTGGGATGAGATTCCTCGGTCTCGTGGGCACGCTTTTTACGATCGTCTCCAGCAGACTCTCCGGAAAGCCGCCTTCGATGGTTTCGCCGAGAAGCTGTGCAAGCCCTTCTATTCCGACAAGGGGCGTCCCTCCATTCCGCCTGGCCGGTATTTTCGGATGCACCTCGTGGGGTATTTCGAGGGCATCGACAGCGAGCGCGGCATTGAGTGGCGCTGCGCCGATTCGCTTTCCCTCCGGGATTTTCTCCAGCTTTCGCCCAAGGAGTCTGTGCCGGATCATTCCTCGCTCAGTCGGACACGGTCCCGTCTGCCGCTGGCGACCCACCAAGAGGTTTTCACCTGGGTTCTCAAGCTGCTCAGCAAGGATGCCTTGGTCCTTGGAGGCCGCATTGGCGTGGACGCTTCGACCATGGAGGCCAACGCGGCGCTCAAAACCATCGTGCGCCGGGACACGGGTGAGAGCTACCGCAAGATGCTCCTGCGCATGGCTAAGGAGAGCGGCATCGACTCTCCGACGGATGAGGATCTGGCTCGCATGGACCGCAAGCGCGTCGGCAAGACGCTTTCGAACAAGGACTGGCAGTCGCAGGTCGATCCCGAGGCGAAGATCGCCAAGATGAAGGATGGCCGAACGCATCTGGCGTACAAGCCGGAGCACGCGGTGGACCTGGACACCGGCGCGGTCGTGGCGGTCGAGGTGCATGAAGCGGACAAGGGGGACACTTCGACTCTGCAAAAGACGCTGAAAGCCGCTCAAGAAAGTTTGCGACGGGTCACTTCCACACCGCCATGCCCGGACGATCCTGCGGAACTGGTCGCGGACAAGGGCTATTTCTCCCGGGATGTCCTCAAAGACCTGGACGGAGGGCCATGGCGGACGAGAATCGCCGAACCCAAGCGCAACGGCCTGAACTCCTGGCGTGGCGATCATGAGGCGCGGCGCGCCGTGTACAACAACCGAATCCGGATATCGTCGATGGTCGGGAAGGCCATGGGAAAACAGCGGACGGAACTGGTCGAAAGAAGCTTCGAGCATACGCTGGACCGGTCTGGCGGTATGCGCCGGGTCTGGCTCCGGGGACGGGAGAACATCCAGAAACGGTATCTGCTCCATGTGGCCGGTTTCAATCTCGGCCTGCTGATGCGGGTCAAGACCGGCCATGGCACCCCCAGGGGCTGGGCCAGTGCCTGGCTTGCGCTCATTTGGCCCAATCAGCATCCCTCAATGGCCTATTTGGCCATCGTCATGGTGGTCGAAGGACGATGCTGTGGAATCATGCCCATCGCCGTCATCTGCGGGGGAGAATAG